A portion of the Cydia fagiglandana chromosome 7, ilCydFagi1.1, whole genome shotgun sequence genome contains these proteins:
- the LOC134665832 gene encoding midnolin homolog, which translates to MERATGTEVYGCGSPQSTDITLNIQTTTGGNFSISLNGKNTVEHLKKLVSKKLKVSKDRICLLHRERQLREGTLEENGLLDGSRVILLPSVETGLLSQRPENSVMQALESLNDTQVNDFLTGKSPLNLTMRLGDHMMLIQLQLSTLNSGAASGSRSLRTSTPTKSTSVRTKRDARETPSPQCTPEKPSNSEDTADTEKLGQPKHTHTLAKQDLEILQNAFDLYLAEENLKKETCDTKDESLDATNCTLSDLSDTSIENDQSPIKSLSNLVSSPIDASTSESREAAIANSVKSSLIDLLAKSKLHHDMLASTSSSPHAPCPALTPDSSLSDDSDNFTDQSSFLAESTIDEYPMENLFNSAVDKGLFEDQDESMMDREISNLATTSHGTPAASGALPSFQSIEPLKNKRFQYLLHKTSKFKHPIGQNKQKAFMQSVVNKHKKRMQIRQADLAQPSTSRTEPFITNSRKLILQPSAQSEDADLATPSTSKQIPFIAPDAPKKPQRASPTPPVDTKALIEASKNLTQKLKKLSKEVLTNKIDLRTAEESVRSKVGPGAVIESMKHHGKGIYSGTFSGTLNPALQDRYGRPKRDISTIIHILNDLLCAAPPIALVQKEPKHSCSTSTLEETKCSSCSQTTCSTAQCSGSTPCHKCDTAKALAIENSKTKCKLEQLRLVMQQKKQRREARKMKTLPYTGGPPKTLASPDQPTMTEEIETVA; encoded by the exons ATGGAACGCGCTACGGGAACAGAAGTGTACGGGTGTGGCTCCCCGCAGTCGACGGACATAACGCTGAACATACAAACGACGACTGGTGGTAATTTCTCAATCAGCTTGAACGGTAAAAATACAGTGGAGCACCTCAAGAAACTCGTCTCAAAGAAGTTAAAAGTGTCTAAGGATCGGATATGCTTGTTGCATCGCGAAAG GCAATTGCGAGAAGGGACGCTGGAGGAGAACGGGCTTCTGGACGGGTCGCGCGTTATCCTGCTGCCCAGCGTCGAGACGGGCCTGCTG AGTCAAAGACCCGAGAACTCCGTGATGCAGGCGCTGGAGTCCCTCAACGACACGCAAGTTAACGACTTCCTCACGGGAAAATCTCCACTTAATTTAACCATGAGATTAGGTGACCACATGATGTTAATTCAGCTGCAGCTGTCAACCCTGAACTCGGGTGCGGCGAGTGGCAGCCGCTCCCTTAGGACCTCCACACCCACCAAGAGCACCTCGGTTCGTACAAAACGAGATGCCAGGGAAACTCCCAGCCCTCAATGCACACCAGAAAAACCTTCAAATTCTGAAGACACAGCAGACACGGAGAAATTAGGTCAGCCAAAACATACACACACTCTTGCAAAGCAAGATTTGGAAATACTGCAAAATGCCTTTGATTTGTATTTAGCTgaagaaaatttgaaaaaagaaacATGTGACACAAAGGATGAATCTTTAGACGCCACAAATTGTACTCTCTCAGATCTGTCAGACACATCTATAGAGAATGACCAGTCTCCAATCAAGTCCTTATCTAATTTGGTGTCCAGTCCTATAGATGCATCTACCTCTGAAAGCCGAGAAGCGGCAATTGCAAATTCTGTAAAAAGTAGTTTGATAGATTTGTTGGCAAAGAGTAAATTACATCATGATATGCTCGCCTCCACCAGCAGCTCCCCGCACGCGCCCTGCCCGGCTCTCACCCCTGACAGCTCCCTCAGTGATGACAGCGACAACTTTACTGACCAGAGCTCATTCTTAGCTGAAAGCACCATTGATGAGTACCCTATGGAAAACTTATTCAACAGTGCAGTTGACAAAGGCCTGTTTGAGGATCAAGACGAGTCCATGATGGATAGAGAGATCTCAAACCTGGCCACAACCAGCCACGGCACTCCGGCCGCTTCTGGTGCGTTGCCTTCCTTCCAAAGCATTGAACCTTTGAAAAATAAGCGCTTCCAATATTTACTTCACAAGACATCAAAATTCAAGCATCCTATTggtcaaaataaacaaaaagcctTTATGCAATCTGTTGTGAATAAACATAAGAAAAGGATGCAAATTCGACAAGCCGACCTTGCGCAGCCGTCCACCTCCCGCACTGAGCCTTTCATAACTAACTCCAGGAAGCTAATATTGCAGCCAAGTGCTCAGAGTGAAGACGCAGACTTAGCCACTCCCTCTACTTCTAAACAAATTCCATTCATAGCTCCTGACGCGCCCAAGAAGCCGCAGCGAGCGTCCCCCACGCCTCCAGTCGACACTAAAGCCCTTATAGAGGCCTCAAAGAACCTCACGCAAAAGTTGAAGAAACTGTCTAAAGAAGTACTGACAAATAAAATAGATCTCAGAACTGCTGAAGAGTCAGTGCGCTCAAAGGTGGGCCCCGGAGCTGTGATAGAGTCCATGAAGCATCATGGTAAAGGAATATATTCGGGAACATTCTCTGGCACACTGAATCCTGCTCTGCAAGACAG ATATGGCCGACCAAAGAGGGACATCTCCACGATTATTCACATTTTGAACGATTTGCTGTGCGCCGCTCCGCCCATCGCTCTTGTTCAG AAGGAACCAAAACACTCATGTTCAACCAGCACTTTGGAGGAGACGAAATGCTCCAGCTGCAGCCAGACTACCTGCTCCACGGCGCAGTGCTCGGGCTCCACGCCCTGCCACAAGTGCGACACCGCCAAAGCCCTGGCCATAGAGAACTCCAAGACTAAGTGCAAGCTCGAGCAGCTCAGGCTCGTCATGCAGCAGAAGAAGCAGCGCCGCGAGGCGCGCAAAATGAAAACCTTGCCTTACACCGGGGGACCCCCCAAGACTCTCGCCTCGCCGGACCAGCCGACCATGACTGAAGAAATAGAGACGGTTGCTTAA